The proteins below come from a single Chryseobacterium bernardetii genomic window:
- the hemW gene encoding radical SAM family heme chaperone HemW, with amino-acid sequence MIYIHIPFCKQKCSYCNFHFSTSLNFKEEMLRAMKTEIQLRKDELQKRSLKSLYFGGGTPSILSVDEINSLIDEVLHHFSFEKDIEITLEANPDDLDKNFLKQLAGTPVNRLSIGTQSFFEEDLKLMNRAHTASEAEGSIKRAQDFGFENLSIDLIYGSPTSNLEIWKENLHKTIALEIPHISSYALTVEPKTALDNWISKGKVKSPKEEEQNREFYYLSDFLKDHGFEHYEISNFAKPGFYSRHNSSYWKYQEYLGIGPSAHSYNGFDVRSWNVANNQQYIKKLSTKLLAKEEEILSKGDQFNEMIMIGLRTIWGVDLESLKEKFDDRFLEHFQQEIKQKMEEGILIIEKDHLKIPEKHWFMADGIASDLFMV; translated from the coding sequence ATGATATATATTCACATTCCGTTCTGTAAACAAAAATGCAGTTATTGTAATTTCCATTTTTCAACATCCCTTAATTTTAAGGAGGAGATGCTTCGTGCTATGAAAACTGAAATACAGCTTAGAAAAGATGAGTTGCAGAAAAGAAGCCTGAAGTCTCTGTATTTTGGAGGTGGAACTCCCTCTATTCTTTCTGTAGATGAAATTAATTCTTTAATTGATGAAGTTCTGCACCATTTCAGTTTTGAAAAAGATATTGAGATCACATTGGAAGCCAATCCTGATGATCTTGATAAGAATTTCTTAAAGCAGCTGGCAGGAACACCGGTTAACCGACTGTCAATTGGAACACAAAGCTTTTTTGAAGAAGATCTTAAACTGATGAATCGTGCCCACACAGCTTCCGAAGCAGAAGGTTCCATTAAAAGAGCTCAGGATTTCGGATTTGAAAACCTGAGTATAGATCTTATTTATGGCTCACCTACCTCTAATCTGGAGATATGGAAAGAGAATTTGCATAAAACTATTGCTCTGGAAATCCCTCATATTTCCTCTTATGCTCTAACCGTTGAACCTAAGACAGCTCTTGATAACTGGATATCAAAAGGGAAAGTTAAAAGTCCGAAAGAAGAAGAACAGAACAGAGAGTTTTATTATCTGTCTGACTTCTTAAAGGATCATGGTTTTGAACATTATGAGATTTCCAATTTTGCTAAACCTGGCTTTTATTCCAGACATAATTCATCTTATTGGAAGTATCAGGAATATTTAGGAATAGGCCCTTCAGCACATTCTTATAACGGATTTGATGTAAGAAGCTGGAATGTGGCCAACAATCAGCAATATATCAAAAAGCTCAGTACAAAACTTTTAGCCAAGGAAGAAGAAATTCTGTCCAAGGGAGATCAGTTTAATGAGATGATTATGATCGGATTGAGAACTATCTGGGGCGTAGACCTGGAAAGTTTAAAGGAAAAATTTGATGATCGTTTTCTGGAACATTTTCAGCAGGAAATTAAACAGAAAATGGAGGAAGGTATTTTGATTATTGAAAAAGATCATCTGAAAATTCCGGAAAAGCATTGGTTTATGGCTGATGGAATTGCTTCTGATTTGTTTATGGTTTAA
- a CDS encoding DUF4139 domain-containing protein, with amino-acid sequence MKKNLFLFFLFFLFFSGFYFSQKPIFVKAKVVAVNVYRTSAELQNTVNVTLPAGTSEVVVSNISDEIIEKSVQINTNNKNISILSAQYRDSYNSSYFESNNPNGKKIKDSIAILENLTTKIDIERKTNDKTLELLDKNQALLVGSNTSSVAQLMQLTDYYKSKRNEISIAQLDINKKYTEATLKLERLKSRLKANTDAEESLSDGVLVLKVANSSPGNTKMDIGYLAENVFWEPFYEVKGMKLTEPLDVTFKAKVRQDTGLDWKGVKLSLINARSSRSNAAPLMNPWFLNSYKNEEKVNRGYSKSDSMMKDIQIEEVVMVGYGFKINENQLNTSFDVDIPYDISSNNEDHFINLKQIKIPADYKYYTVPKYDKTAFLIAEIKDFSKYDLISGSANVIFENMYVGETRINPNLTDDKMSITLGDDKKISIKKEIVNDKASEKLFSSYQEKTFTYDLLIRNNKKETINIDIKDQIPLSKDESVKIELLQSDNADFDKEKGFLTWTAKISPSETKKIRVSYKVRFPKDFSISNLN; translated from the coding sequence ATGAAAAAAAACTTATTTCTCTTTTTTCTCTTTTTTCTCTTTTTCAGTGGGTTCTATTTTTCACAAAAACCAATATTTGTAAAAGCGAAGGTAGTTGCTGTAAATGTTTACAGAACTTCAGCAGAGCTTCAGAATACAGTGAATGTTACTCTGCCGGCAGGAACTTCAGAAGTTGTGGTAAGCAATATTTCAGATGAGATTATTGAAAAATCAGTCCAGATCAACACTAACAATAAAAATATCTCCATTCTTTCTGCACAGTATAGGGATAGCTATAATTCTAGCTATTTTGAAAGTAATAATCCTAATGGTAAGAAAATTAAAGACAGTATTGCAATTCTGGAAAATCTTACAACAAAAATTGATATTGAACGAAAAACCAATGATAAGACTCTTGAGTTATTAGATAAAAATCAAGCTCTTTTAGTAGGAAGTAATACCTCCAGTGTAGCTCAGCTTATGCAGTTGACTGACTATTATAAATCTAAGAGAAACGAAATCAGTATTGCTCAGCTGGATATTAATAAAAAATATACTGAAGCCACATTAAAATTGGAAAGACTGAAAAGCAGGCTTAAAGCAAATACAGATGCTGAAGAGTCTCTTTCGGATGGTGTTCTTGTTTTGAAAGTTGCTAATAGTTCTCCAGGAAATACTAAAATGGATATAGGATATTTAGCAGAAAATGTTTTCTGGGAACCTTTTTATGAAGTAAAAGGAATGAAGCTCACCGAACCTTTAGATGTGACTTTTAAAGCAAAAGTAAGACAAGATACGGGGCTTGACTGGAAAGGTGTGAAGCTTTCCCTTATTAATGCAAGATCTTCCAGAAGTAATGCTGCACCATTAATGAATCCTTGGTTTCTGAATTCGTATAAAAATGAGGAGAAAGTGAATCGTGGCTATTCTAAAAGTGACAGTATGATGAAAGACATACAGATAGAAGAAGTGGTTATGGTAGGTTATGGATTTAAGATCAATGAAAATCAGTTGAATACTAGTTTCGATGTGGATATTCCATATGATATTTCGTCTAATAATGAAGATCATTTTATTAATCTGAAACAAATTAAAATACCAGCAGACTATAAATATTATACTGTACCAAAATATGATAAAACGGCCTTTCTTATTGCAGAAATTAAAGATTTTAGCAAATATGATCTGATTTCCGGTTCTGCAAATGTAATCTTTGAAAATATGTATGTTGGCGAAACCAGAATCAACCCAAATCTCACGGATGATAAAATGAGTATCACACTGGGGGATGACAAAAAAATAAGCATTAAGAAAGAAATTGTAAATGACAAAGCCAGTGAGAAATTGTTTTCTTCTTACCAGGAAAAAACATTTACTTATGATCTTCTCATCAGGAATAATAAAAAAGAAACAATCAATATTGATATTAAAGATCAGATTCCTTTGAGTAAAGACGAATCTGTAAAAATTGAGCTTCTTCAAAGTGATAATGCAGACTTTGATAAGGAAAAGGGATTCTTAACATGGACAGCTAAAATATCTCCATCTGAAACGAAAAAAATCAGAGTCAGTTATAAAGTAAGATTCCCGAAGGATTTTTCAATCAGTAATCTTAATTAA
- the murI gene encoding glutamate racemase: MKTKKQDYSHLSPSQPIGIFDSGVGGLTVAKEIKRLLPNEDLIYFGDTKHLPYGEKSKEAIIEYSTKITNFLLEQNCKAIVIACNTATANALNEVMQSVAGKVPVIDVINPVAEKVAYEIHNNVGVIATKATVNSGLYKKSIRKHNKWIKVDELATPLLVPAIEEGFKNHPITHAIIYNYLSNNKLKNIETLILGCTHYPLLIDEIKQYYGNRVRVIDSPNIVANHLKIILDKYNLLNDNNAKPNYHFYLSDITKNFEKISKKFFGKTIDLELKVL, translated from the coding sequence TTGAAAACTAAAAAACAAGATTATTCGCATCTTTCACCCAGCCAGCCTATCGGTATTTTTGATAGCGGCGTAGGAGGTCTTACTGTTGCAAAAGAAATCAAAAGGCTCCTGCCTAATGAAGACCTGATCTATTTTGGAGATACCAAACACCTTCCTTATGGTGAAAAGTCAAAAGAAGCGATTATAGAATATTCTACAAAGATTACCAACTTCCTGCTGGAGCAGAACTGCAAAGCTATCGTGATTGCCTGTAATACGGCAACGGCCAATGCTTTGAATGAAGTGATGCAGTCGGTAGCAGGGAAAGTTCCTGTCATAGACGTTATTAATCCTGTAGCAGAAAAAGTAGCTTATGAGATCCATAATAATGTGGGAGTTATTGCAACCAAAGCTACCGTGAATTCGGGATTGTATAAAAAGAGTATCAGGAAGCACAATAAATGGATTAAGGTAGATGAATTAGCTACTCCTTTACTAGTTCCGGCCATTGAAGAAGGTTTTAAGAACCATCCGATTACCCATGCTATTATTTACAATTATTTGAGCAATAACAAATTAAAGAATATTGAAACCTTAATTCTGGGCTGTACGCATTATCCGCTTTTAATTGATGAGATCAAGCAGTATTACGGGAATAGGGTTCGTGTTATTGATTCCCCTAATATCGTAGCAAATCATCTGAAGATTATCCTTGATAAATACAATCTTCTGAATGATAATAATGCCAAACCAAACTATCACTTTTACCTTTCGGATATCACCAAGAACTTTGAAAAGATCTCCAAGAAATTCTTTGGGAAAACGATTGATTTAGAATTGAAAGTATTATAA
- a CDS encoding RluA family pseudouridine synthase produces MSEDNEDFLDEELLESNSIDNIDIDEENKGLYEHLNIIVDPKQDPLRIDKFLLIHRQNSSRNKISQTCRAGNVIVNGAPVKQNYRVKPGDQISVLLTRPPRENVIVPQDIPVNIVYEDDDLVVVDKEPGMVVHPGHGNWDGTLVNALAYHFEKNGEKSDLDRVGLVHRIDKDTSGLLVIAKNEYALSFLAKQFFNRTTKRLYWAFVWGNPQEDEGTIRGHIGRHPKNRMQMSVYEDGSQGKHAVTHYKVLERFKYMTWVECKLETGRTHQIRAHFKHIGHTLFNDERYEGHTPLRGVNLPKYKQFIKNVFEILPRHALHAHTLGFIHPTTKKELYFESPMPKDMADAVKKWRNYLEN; encoded by the coding sequence ATGTCAGAAGATAACGAAGATTTTTTAGACGAAGAATTATTGGAATCCAACAGTATTGATAATATCGATATTGATGAGGAAAATAAAGGTTTATATGAACATCTTAATATTATTGTTGATCCCAAGCAAGATCCGCTAAGAATAGATAAGTTCCTTTTAATACACCGCCAGAATTCTTCAAGGAATAAAATTTCTCAGACCTGCAGGGCGGGGAACGTTATAGTGAACGGAGCTCCCGTAAAGCAGAATTACCGGGTGAAACCCGGAGATCAGATCTCTGTATTATTAACGCGTCCGCCAAGAGAAAATGTAATTGTTCCACAGGATATTCCTGTGAATATCGTTTATGAGGATGATGATCTGGTAGTGGTAGATAAAGAACCCGGAATGGTGGTTCACCCGGGACATGGCAATTGGGATGGCACATTGGTGAATGCTTTGGCTTATCATTTTGAAAAAAATGGCGAAAAGTCTGATCTAGACAGGGTAGGGCTTGTTCACAGAATTGATAAGGATACTTCCGGATTACTGGTAATTGCTAAAAATGAATATGCTTTAAGCTTTTTGGCAAAACAGTTTTTCAACAGAACTACAAAAAGGTTGTATTGGGCGTTTGTATGGGGTAATCCTCAGGAAGACGAAGGTACTATCAGAGGGCATATCGGCAGACATCCTAAAAACCGAATGCAAATGTCTGTCTATGAGGATGGAAGCCAGGGGAAACACGCAGTTACTCACTACAAGGTTTTAGAAAGATTCAAATATATGACTTGGGTTGAATGTAAGCTTGAAACGGGTAGAACGCATCAGATCAGAGCCCATTTCAAACATATAGGGCATACATTGTTCAATGATGAGCGCTATGAAGGGCATACACCGTTAAGAGGAGTGAATCTTCCAAAATACAAACAATTTATTAAAAATGTTTTTGAAATTCTTCCCAGACATGCACTGCATGCACACACCCTTGGGTTTATACACCCAACAACAAAAAAGGAATTATATTTTGAAAGCCCAATGCCCAAAGATATGGCGGATGCCGTAAAAAAATGGAGAAATTATTTGGAAAACTAA
- a CDS encoding PorP/SprF family type IX secretion system membrane protein: protein MRKLYAIVCLALLSNAYKAQESLPYYQQYLLDGDFLFNPAQYGKTDYVQLNAIYQKQFSKFSESPNVQSVGINANIFDRVGAGLTVFRDSNGAESAGGVTAGASYFIPLSSEGDRKDQFSFGTSVSLYNRNFDYTKINVEEQGDPLVKGDQQNIFMAYANFGLAATYRNLFGGVSVNDIALGNDKPIVNGWEPSPIKFFLNLGYNWHIADNITLTPAAMINLNTNSTRVMDYNLMGTFSNEVNAFSVGVSYRAAQNRFDSQQLEIAPIVKVRFNKFMIGATYNLGLSDIQQYGGNSFMIGLGYNFDNFINVRGYRY, encoded by the coding sequence ATGAGAAAACTATATGCTATCGTATGTTTAGCTCTTTTGTCAAATGCATACAAAGCACAAGAATCACTACCATATTATCAACAGTATCTTTTGGATGGTGATTTCCTGTTCAACCCAGCTCAGTACGGTAAAACAGACTACGTACAGCTCAATGCGATTTATCAAAAGCAATTTTCAAAATTCAGCGAATCCCCAAATGTACAATCGGTGGGAATCAATGCAAACATTTTCGATAGAGTAGGTGCCGGTCTTACCGTATTCAGAGATAGCAACGGTGCTGAATCTGCAGGAGGCGTTACAGCGGGTGCTTCATATTTTATTCCTCTAAGTAGCGAAGGAGATAGAAAAGATCAGTTCTCATTCGGTACAAGTGTTAGTTTATACAACAGAAATTTTGATTATACAAAAATCAACGTTGAAGAACAGGGAGATCCTTTGGTAAAAGGTGATCAGCAGAATATTTTCATGGCTTATGCCAACTTTGGTTTAGCAGCTACTTACAGAAACCTTTTTGGAGGTGTTTCAGTAAATGATATTGCATTAGGTAATGATAAACCCATTGTAAACGGATGGGAGCCTTCTCCAATTAAGTTTTTCTTAAACTTAGGGTATAACTGGCATATTGCTGACAATATCACGTTAACTCCGGCTGCCATGATTAACCTGAACACAAACTCAACAAGGGTAATGGATTATAACTTAATGGGGACTTTCTCCAATGAAGTGAATGCATTCTCTGTAGGGGTAAGTTATAGAGCTGCTCAGAACAGATTCGACAGCCAGCAATTGGAAATTGCTCCGATTGTTAAAGTAAGATTCAATAAATTTATGATTGGAGCTACTTACAACCTTGGATTATCTGATATTCAGCAATACGGAGGAAACAGTTTCATGATCGGACTGGGTTATAATTTTGATAACTTTATTAATGTTCGAGGATATAGATATTAA
- a CDS encoding PASTA domain-containing protein, translated as MLKSLFNWKVLVNLVVAIGVFVGLVWLTFRWLEYHTNHGQEIPVPNVVNKSVHDAVKILDDTGLEYEVDSANYDPKYRPFQVLQIYPAPGSRVKDGRTVRLKVNPRTWAQIAVPDVINKYSGLAFQRLDQVGLKIGDTIYEPSIQKDALLRILYKGNAVNPGARLPRFSVIDVVVGSGPMRNISIPNVVGLSVKEARAVITKSMFEVGLVEHEDGGKDESDIIYYQDPASGDVRDQGMQIDLWASKKTPAELRAKVEQLNSIYRMKVDTSLPPVRYEEVHNEPSYEAPVPAPRRETPKAEAPKTETPKPQATTPKPANIGAEKPKASTGASTTGNAAKPAASATTQQPAQKPKAKKVVVE; from the coding sequence ATGCTTAAATCACTTTTCAATTGGAAAGTTTTAGTGAATTTAGTTGTGGCAATCGGTGTTTTCGTAGGTCTTGTATGGCTTACTTTCCGCTGGTTGGAGTACCACACGAATCACGGTCAGGAAATTCCTGTTCCCAATGTAGTTAATAAATCTGTACATGATGCTGTTAAAATATTAGATGATACAGGTTTGGAATATGAAGTAGACAGTGCCAATTATGACCCTAAATACAGGCCATTCCAGGTTTTACAAATTTATCCTGCACCGGGCTCCCGTGTAAAGGATGGAAGAACGGTGCGTCTTAAGGTGAATCCTAGAACATGGGCTCAGATTGCTGTTCCGGATGTTATCAACAAATATTCAGGGCTGGCTTTCCAGAGACTGGATCAGGTAGGTCTGAAAATTGGTGATACTATTTATGAACCAAGTATTCAGAAAGATGCTCTTTTAAGAATTTTATATAAAGGAAATGCCGTAAATCCGGGAGCACGTCTTCCGAGATTCTCTGTAATTGATGTTGTGGTAGGATCCGGACCAATGAGAAATATTTCTATTCCTAATGTGGTGGGACTTTCCGTAAAAGAAGCAAGAGCGGTCATTACGAAAAGTATGTTTGAGGTAGGATTGGTAGAGCACGAAGATGGTGGCAAGGATGAATCTGATATTATTTATTATCAGGATCCAGCTTCAGGAGATGTTCGTGACCAGGGAATGCAGATTGACCTTTGGGCAAGTAAGAAAACACCTGCAGAGCTGAGAGCAAAAGTTGAGCAGCTGAATTCTATTTACCGAATGAAGGTAGATACTTCTCTGCCACCGGTACGATATGAGGAAGTTCATAATGAACCAAGCTACGAAGCTCCAGTACCAGCACCTAGAAGAGAGACTCCAAAGGCGGAAGCTCCGAAAACAGAGACTCCAAAGCCTCAGGCTACAACTCCTAAACCTGCAAATATAGGAGCAGAGAAGCCTAAAGCTTCTACAGGAGCTTCTACTACAGGAAATGCTGCAAAACCGGCGGCTTCAGCTACTACTCAGCAGCCAGCTCAAAAGCCAAAGGCTAAGAAAGTAGTCGTAGAATAA